In Prosthecobacter sp. SYSU 5D2, the following proteins share a genomic window:
- the dnaB gene encoding replicative DNA helicase has product MAESVSNLVQAAAALGELSEKAAPKPQANPFGRKRNEIPTAEELLANINRALPFSDEAEKGVISSLLQDPNERLSESRVTLPAAAFYHEANRTVYEMLLSFYDKNLPVDPVMVTNALRDQGLLDRVGGPAMITELFTFVPVPSHYSYYKKIVQDKHILRQMIHACSLNIEASYEHGRSELEADINTLIDHSEQRVLAVRETMAGKSDGVKSLASHVAEAIDSIQYMLEHPGQLRGLSTGYSKLDSMSSGLQGGEMFVIAARPSMGKTSLAMNLVEHVAVDCDKACAVFSLEMSATMLVRRLLVSRAQLSMQDLSRGLMSRAQMDALTKATRELQKANILIDDTPGLDVLEMRAKARRMKKQHNIQMIMIDYLQLMTSSSRRAQDNRQIEIAEISAGIKGIAKELDVPVIVLAQLNRSVESRKGQRPVLSDLRESGSIEQDADMVGLLSREDYAGGKMEVGTEEEEERKKGQAVLILAKNRNGPTDDVPLRFIDYAMRFVERFPEEGEAESP; this is encoded by the coding sequence ATGGCAGAATCCGTTTCCAACCTTGTCCAGGCAGCCGCAGCTTTGGGAGAACTCTCCGAAAAAGCTGCGCCGAAGCCGCAGGCCAATCCCTTTGGCCGCAAGCGCAATGAGATCCCGACGGCGGAGGAGCTGCTGGCGAACATCAACCGGGCGCTGCCGTTCAGTGATGAAGCGGAAAAAGGCGTCATTTCGAGCCTGCTGCAGGACCCGAATGAGCGGCTGAGCGAGAGCCGGGTGACGCTCCCAGCGGCGGCCTTTTACCATGAGGCGAACCGCACGGTGTATGAGATGCTTTTGTCGTTCTACGACAAAAACCTGCCGGTGGACCCGGTGATGGTGACGAATGCGCTGCGGGACCAGGGACTCCTGGACCGGGTGGGCGGACCGGCGATGATCACGGAGCTGTTCACCTTTGTGCCGGTGCCGTCGCACTATAGCTACTACAAAAAAATTGTTCAGGACAAGCACATCCTGCGGCAGATGATTCATGCTTGTTCGCTGAATATTGAGGCCTCCTATGAGCATGGGCGCAGTGAGCTGGAAGCGGACATCAATACGCTGATTGACCATAGCGAGCAGCGCGTGCTGGCGGTGCGGGAGACGATGGCCGGGAAGAGCGACGGCGTGAAAAGCCTGGCATCTCACGTCGCGGAGGCGATTGATTCCATCCAGTACATGCTGGAGCATCCGGGGCAGTTGCGCGGGCTTTCCACCGGCTACAGCAAGCTGGACAGCATGAGCAGCGGCCTGCAGGGCGGGGAAATGTTTGTCATCGCTGCCCGTCCCTCCATGGGTAAGACCTCCCTGGCCATGAACCTGGTGGAGCATGTGGCGGTGGACTGTGACAAGGCTTGTGCGGTGTTTAGCCTGGAAATGAGTGCGACGATGCTGGTGCGACGTCTGCTAGTCTCGCGGGCGCAGCTTTCCATGCAGGACCTGTCGCGCGGGCTGATGTCGCGGGCGCAGATGGATGCGCTGACCAAGGCTACGCGCGAGCTGCAAAAGGCGAACATCCTGATTGATGACACGCCGGGCCTGGACGTGCTGGAGATGCGGGCGAAGGCGCGGCGCATGAAAAAGCAGCACAACATCCAGATGATCATGATTGATTATCTGCAGCTCATGACCTCCAGCAGCCGCCGTGCGCAGGACAACCGGCAGATTGAGATCGCGGAAATTTCAGCGGGCATCAAGGGCATCGCCAAAGAGCTGGATGTGCCGGTGATCGTGCTGGCGCAGCTTAACCGGTCGGTGGAGTCCCGTAAAGGACAGCGGCCGGTGCTTTCGGATTTGCGTGAATCCGGTTCCATCGAGCAGGACGCCGACATGGTGGGTCTGCTCAGCCGTGAGGACTATGCCGGGGGTAAAATGGAAGTGGGTACCGAGGAGGAAGAGGAGCGCAAGAAAGGGCAGGCGGTGCTGATTTTGGCAAAAAACCGTAACGGTCCCACGGACGATGTGCCGCTGCGGTTCATTGATTACGCGATGCGATTTGTGGAGCGGTTTCCTGAGGAGGGTGAGGCGGAATCGCCGTGA
- a CDS encoding PVC-type heme-binding CxxCH protein: protein MLRPTSALALIALLSATAFAAKPDRPVKEARPVKPARPAKEFTPGKPAFTPDPAVAAFDPAKVTPEHLDTSMFKVPEGLEISVWANSPMLFNPANMDVDHAGRIWVAEGVNYRRNSGRSREGDAIRVLQDTNGDGQADSSHVFVREKELECPLGVAVFDNVIVVSNTPDIIVYTDVDRNLKFDPAVDKREVFLTGFEQPQHDHSLHSVYAGPDGRWYFSNGNCGAQFSDKSGNTFRIGGGYLNNTYTGEKSDDGHVYVGGFTASIDPSGHNARVLGHNYRNSYEGVKNSFGDMFLNDNDDPPACRVSHLIEGGSFGFFSADGKRQWRADKRPGQTTAIAEWRQEDPGIIPAGDVYGGGAPTGMCYYENGALGDQWKGLLLSCETGRNVVFGYLPKPDGAGFKLERFDFCTTNTTGVFKGSDFVGGKDNMSDERHTLFRPSDVCVGADGAIYISDWFDKRTGGHMDTDETCSGTIYRIAPKGFKPQVPVISFGSTEGQLAALKSPATNVRHSGFVKLKEQGDKALAAITSLRENKDPYLAARAVWLLAQMGEKASLRIRPWLESDDATKRLVAFRALRAAGGDILDLCNSMAADGSAAVRSEVAIAMRDLPFAQSGNILVELAKRYNGKDRSYLEAWGIGCTGKEAEVWAALKKAGNGTQAEEWSDAFAQATWRLRPEAAIEDVKTRAMSAKLSAPQRKLAVDTLAFTNAPAAAQAMLAVAKDKESPVHGDVMWWLINRSTNDWTDYNIASELKAQGIFDPDAIKLVTIEIPPAPESHVKLEEVLKLKGDPKNGSSLIVRCVMCHQINGQGVEFGPSLQGWGLSQPTDIIAQAIIDPSKDIAHGFDGMEILTKDGIKIHGMVLADGDVLIVRSMGGQTQFVPKNRIAKRTKMDRSMMLSASQLGLTAQDIADIVSYMRQAE, encoded by the coding sequence ATGCTCCGACCCACCTCTGCCCTAGCCCTCATCGCCCTCCTTTCGGCGACCGCTTTCGCCGCGAAGCCTGATCGCCCTGTCAAAGAGGCCCGTCCGGTGAAACCCGCCCGCCCGGCCAAAGAATTCACCCCCGGCAAGCCAGCCTTCACCCCGGATCCCGCCGTCGCCGCCTTTGATCCCGCCAAGGTCACCCCGGAGCATCTCGATACCAGCATGTTCAAGGTGCCCGAGGGTCTGGAGATCAGCGTCTGGGCCAACTCCCCCATGCTTTTTAACCCCGCCAACATGGATGTGGACCACGCTGGCCGCATCTGGGTGGCCGAAGGGGTGAACTACCGCCGCAACAGCGGCCGCAGCCGTGAGGGAGACGCCATCCGCGTGCTCCAAGATACCAATGGTGATGGCCAGGCCGATTCCTCCCACGTCTTCGTCCGCGAAAAAGAACTCGAGTGCCCCCTGGGCGTCGCCGTGTTTGACAATGTCATCGTCGTCTCCAACACCCCCGACATCATCGTCTATACCGATGTGGACCGGAACCTGAAATTCGACCCCGCCGTGGACAAGCGGGAGGTCTTTCTGACCGGCTTTGAGCAGCCCCAGCATGACCACTCCCTGCACTCCGTCTATGCCGGTCCGGATGGCCGCTGGTACTTCAGCAACGGCAACTGCGGTGCCCAGTTCAGCGACAAAAGCGGCAACACTTTCCGCATCGGCGGCGGCTACCTGAACAACACCTACACCGGCGAAAAAAGCGACGACGGCCACGTTTACGTCGGTGGTTTCACCGCCAGCATTGACCCCAGCGGCCACAATGCGCGGGTTCTGGGCCACAACTACCGCAACAGCTACGAAGGCGTGAAGAATTCCTTTGGCGACATGTTCCTCAATGACAATGACGATCCGCCGGCCTGCCGCGTCAGCCACCTCATCGAAGGCGGCAGCTTCGGATTCTTCTCCGCCGACGGCAAGCGCCAGTGGCGTGCCGACAAGCGCCCCGGTCAGACCACGGCCATCGCCGAATGGCGCCAGGAAGACCCTGGCATCATCCCCGCTGGAGATGTCTATGGCGGCGGTGCGCCCACCGGCATGTGCTATTATGAAAACGGTGCCCTGGGTGACCAATGGAAAGGCCTTTTGCTGAGCTGCGAAACCGGCCGTAACGTCGTCTTCGGTTACCTGCCCAAGCCGGACGGCGCAGGCTTCAAGCTGGAGCGTTTTGACTTCTGCACCACCAACACCACCGGCGTCTTCAAAGGCAGCGACTTCGTAGGCGGCAAGGACAACATGTCCGACGAGCGCCACACCCTCTTCCGCCCTAGCGATGTTTGCGTGGGTGCCGACGGTGCCATTTACATCAGCGACTGGTTCGACAAGCGCACCGGCGGCCACATGGACACGGATGAGACCTGCAGCGGCACCATCTACCGCATCGCTCCGAAGGGTTTTAAACCCCAAGTTCCAGTCATCAGCTTTGGCAGCACCGAAGGCCAGCTCGCCGCCCTGAAATCCCCCGCTACCAATGTCCGCCACAGCGGTTTTGTGAAACTGAAGGAGCAGGGTGACAAAGCCCTCGCCGCCATCACTTCCCTCCGGGAAAACAAAGACCCTTACCTCGCCGCTCGCGCCGTCTGGCTGCTGGCCCAGATGGGTGAAAAAGCCTCCCTGCGCATCCGACCCTGGCTGGAATCCGACGATGCCACCAAGCGCCTCGTCGCCTTCCGCGCCCTCCGCGCCGCCGGGGGCGATATTCTGGACCTGTGCAACAGCATGGCCGCCGATGGCTCCGCCGCCGTCCGTAGCGAAGTCGCCATCGCCATGCGCGACCTCCCGTTTGCTCAGAGCGGCAACATCCTTGTGGAGCTGGCCAAGCGCTACAACGGCAAAGACCGCTCCTACCTGGAGGCCTGGGGCATCGGCTGCACAGGCAAGGAGGCCGAAGTCTGGGCCGCTCTGAAAAAAGCCGGCAACGGCACCCAGGCTGAAGAATGGAGCGACGCCTTCGCCCAGGCCACCTGGCGGCTGCGTCCCGAGGCAGCCATTGAGGACGTCAAAACCCGCGCCATGTCCGCCAAGCTCTCCGCCCCCCAGCGCAAGCTCGCCGTGGACACCCTGGCCTTTACCAACGCCCCCGCCGCCGCCCAGGCCATGCTGGCCGTGGCCAAGGACAAGGAATCTCCCGTCCACGGAGACGTCATGTGGTGGCTCATCAACCGCAGCACCAATGACTGGACGGATTACAACATCGCCAGCGAGCTCAAGGCCCAGGGCATTTTTGACCCCGATGCCATCAAGCTCGTCACCATCGAAATCCCGCCCGCTCCGGAAAGCCACGTGAAACTGGAGGAAGTCCTCAAACTCAAAGGCGATCCCAAAAACGGCTCCTCGCTCATCGTCCGCTGCGTCATGTGCCACCAGATCAACGGCCAGGGCGTGGAATTTGGCCCCAGCCTCCAGGGTTGGGGGCTCAGCCAGCCTACGGACATCATCGCCCAGGCCATCATTGACCCCAGCAAAGACATCGCCCACGGCTTCGACGGCATGGAGATCCTGACCAAAGACGGCATCAAAATCCACGGCATGGTCCTCGCGGACGGAGATGTCCTCATCGTCCGCAGCATGGGCGGCCAGACCCAGTTCGTGCCCAAAAACCGCATCGCCAAACGCACCAAAATGGACCGCTCCATGATGCTCAGCGCCTCCCAGCTCGGTCTCACCGCCCAGGACATCGCCGACATCGTCTCCTACATGCGCCAGGCGGAATAA
- a CDS encoding Rpn family recombination-promoting nuclease/putative transposase, translating to MIEPDEDLLASQPNDAYFKEVFSQPVYAATFFRQHLPAEIVEGIHWDTLALLPASFVKQNLQQTHSDLLFSADMGGKEALLYLLFEHQTTPDPLMPLRLLGYVLEILQQHEQAHGLPLPPVIPFVLHQGPLRWTPSTAFEDLFELPEGQAQALLPFLPKFRHALLDLSLFDPAAEETDTQMRVVLQLMKLAREKKLIEFFTWMATEIVLKSMPEDLLRLSLLYALHADTNLDVEEIAHTLELNHELRENTMSIAQKLHSRGKAEGKAEGKLQLLQTLMGLPVSTDAELAGLSTSELESRFEELEQRYKTEFKRL from the coding sequence ATGATCGAGCCGGACGAAGACTTGCTGGCCAGCCAGCCTAACGACGCCTATTTCAAGGAGGTCTTCTCCCAGCCAGTCTATGCGGCGACTTTCTTCCGCCAGCACCTTCCCGCTGAGATCGTGGAGGGCATCCACTGGGATACACTGGCCCTGCTTCCCGCCTCCTTCGTCAAACAGAACCTTCAGCAGACCCACTCAGACCTCCTTTTTTCCGCCGACATGGGCGGAAAGGAGGCCCTCCTTTACTTGCTGTTCGAGCATCAGACCACGCCGGATCCCCTCATGCCCCTGCGGCTGCTCGGGTATGTCCTGGAGATTCTCCAGCAGCATGAGCAGGCGCACGGCTTGCCGCTGCCGCCCGTCATCCCCTTCGTCCTGCACCAAGGGCCTCTACGCTGGACCCCTTCCACCGCCTTCGAAGACCTCTTTGAGCTGCCGGAGGGACAGGCGCAAGCCCTGCTGCCCTTCCTCCCCAAATTCCGCCACGCCCTGCTGGACCTCAGTCTCTTCGATCCCGCCGCGGAGGAAACAGACACCCAGATGCGCGTCGTGCTCCAGCTCATGAAGCTGGCCCGTGAGAAAAAGCTGATCGAGTTCTTCACCTGGATGGCCACAGAGATCGTCCTCAAATCCATGCCCGAGGACCTCCTCCGTCTCAGCCTCCTCTACGCCCTCCACGCCGATACCAATCTTGACGTCGAGGAGATCGCCCATACCTTGGAATTGAACCACGAACTGAGGGAAAACACCATGTCCATCGCTCAAAAACTCCATTCTCGAGGTAAAGCTGAAGGCAAAGCTGAAGGCAAACTGCAACTGCTGCAGACGCTGATGGGGCTTCCTGTTTCTACAGATGCGGAATTGGCGGGACTCAGCACTTCCGAGCTTGAATCCCGATTTGAGGAGCTGGAACAGCGCTATAAAACGGAGTTTAAACGGCTCTAA
- the speA gene encoding biosynthetic arginine decarboxylase has translation MERRPPKTTPWTIDDSADLYGIREWGHGYFDISNKGEVVVNLKDGKKPKPVSLSEIVKGLRERGTQLPVLIRFGDLLRWRIDELNEGFHSAIREGKYQGVYRGVYPIKVNQQQEVIEEITRYGRKYHYGLEAGSKPELIAALAYMHDPEAYIVCNGYKDEEFIDLALNAQKMGLQVILVLEMPSELALILERSKKMGVRPTLGVRFRLSAESAGYWSGSGGDASVFGLNISQLMGVVDSLRDQGMLDCLRMLHYHQGSQIPNIRAIRQAVTEATRVYCGLVHEGARMGILDLGGGLAISYDGLKGASSASSNYGTKEYCADVIEAITEVTAEAGVPHPDIITESGRAVVAYYSVLVINILDVNRFEPGRGNIELKKDAPQPLHNLAELREEYKKDTKKLTRERVQEIYNDAVYYRDKLRSEFNYGKVALRERSQGEEMYWDIMTWISANLEAVGHDGSQMERMSTVMTDYYYGNFSVFQSLPDLWAIDQIFPVMPIHRLKEKPTRNAVLSDITCDSDGKIDKFAHSGEICGSLPLHDPDFEKGEDYMLGIFLVGAYQETLGDLHNLLGDTNVVSVSIENGKLKYRREQEGDSVSEVLSYVEYDPKDLSTRFRNLAESAVVSKRISAAERREIMGAYDAGLRGYTYFET, from the coding sequence ATGGAACGCCGCCCCCCTAAAACCACCCCTTGGACCATTGACGACAGCGCCGACTTGTACGGCATTCGCGAGTGGGGCCACGGTTACTTCGACATTTCCAACAAAGGCGAGGTCGTCGTTAACCTGAAAGATGGCAAGAAACCGAAGCCGGTTTCCCTCTCTGAAATCGTCAAGGGTCTGCGTGAGCGCGGCACCCAGCTCCCGGTGCTCATCCGTTTTGGCGATCTCCTCCGCTGGCGCATTGACGAGCTGAACGAAGGTTTCCACTCCGCCATCCGCGAGGGCAAGTATCAGGGCGTTTATCGCGGCGTTTATCCTATCAAGGTGAACCAGCAGCAGGAGGTCATTGAGGAGATCACCCGCTATGGCCGCAAGTATCACTACGGCCTGGAAGCCGGCAGCAAACCGGAGCTTATCGCCGCTCTGGCTTACATGCATGACCCGGAGGCCTACATCGTCTGCAACGGCTACAAGGACGAGGAGTTCATTGACCTGGCCCTCAATGCCCAAAAGATGGGTCTGCAGGTGATCCTGGTTCTGGAAATGCCCAGCGAACTCGCCCTCATCCTGGAGCGTTCCAAGAAAATGGGCGTGCGTCCGACCCTTGGTGTCCGCTTCCGCCTCAGCGCGGAAAGCGCCGGCTACTGGAGCGGCTCAGGCGGGGACGCCAGCGTCTTCGGCCTGAACATCAGCCAGCTCATGGGCGTGGTGGACAGCCTGCGTGACCAGGGCATGCTGGACTGCCTGCGGATGCTTCATTACCACCAGGGCTCTCAGATCCCCAACATCCGCGCCATCCGCCAGGCGGTGACGGAAGCCACCCGCGTCTATTGCGGCTTAGTCCATGAAGGTGCCCGCATGGGCATCCTGGATCTCGGCGGCGGCCTGGCCATCAGCTATGACGGCCTCAAAGGCGCCTCATCCGCCTCCAGCAACTACGGCACCAAAGAATACTGTGCCGATGTCATTGAGGCCATCACCGAAGTGACCGCCGAGGCCGGTGTGCCGCACCCGGACATCATTACGGAATCCGGCCGCGCCGTGGTGGCCTACTACTCCGTCCTGGTCATCAACATCCTGGATGTGAACCGCTTCGAGCCTGGCCGTGGCAACATCGAGCTGAAGAAAGATGCGCCCCAGCCCCTTCACAACCTGGCCGAGCTGCGCGAAGAGTACAAAAAAGACACCAAAAAGCTCACCCGTGAGCGCGTGCAGGAAATCTACAACGACGCCGTCTATTACCGCGACAAGCTTCGCAGCGAGTTCAACTACGGCAAAGTGGCCCTGCGCGAGCGCTCCCAGGGCGAGGAAATGTACTGGGACATCATGACCTGGATCTCCGCCAATCTGGAAGCCGTCGGTCACGACGGCAGCCAGATGGAGCGCATGAGCACCGTCATGACGGACTATTATTACGGCAACTTCAGCGTCTTCCAGAGCCTGCCTGACCTTTGGGCCATTGACCAGATCTTCCCGGTCATGCCCATCCACCGCCTCAAGGAAAAACCCACGCGCAATGCCGTCCTCTCGGACATCACCTGCGACAGCGATGGCAAAATCGACAAATTCGCCCATAGCGGTGAAATCTGCGGCAGCCTGCCCCTGCATGATCCGGACTTTGAAAAAGGCGAGGACTACATGCTCGGCATCTTCCTCGTCGGCGCCTACCAGGAGACCCTGGGAGATCTGCATAATTTGTTAGGCGACACGAATGTCGTCAGCGTCAGCATCGAGAACGGCAAGCTCAAATACCGCCGTGAGCAGGAAGGCGACAGTGTCTCCGAGGTGCTCAGCTACGTGGAATACGATCCCAAAGATCTGTCCACCCGCTTCCGCAACCTCGCGGAAAGCGCCGTCGTCTCCAAGCGCATCTCGGCCGCCGAACGGCGCGAGATCATGGGTGCTTACGATGCAGGGCTCCGAGGCTATACCTATTTTGAAACGTAA
- a CDS encoding ABC transporter ATP-binding protein → MVSISIRDLTKRFGGQTVLDRVNLDIGQGELFFLLGPSGCGKTTLLRHLAGFYKPDAGQILFDQEDVTRLPAHKRGTAMMFQSYALWPHLNVAQNVAFGLEERKRPRQEIEQRVAEALEMVQLGGLGARRISQLSGGQQQRVALARALVVRPRCLLLDEPLSNLDAKLRHEMRTEIRRICKESGLTAIYVTHDRDEALSMADRLAVMDGGQLAQLGTPEEVYRHPASRMVAGFIGESNFIPGIVQARSSDGGYEVQTAFTTLRARTSSPDWQPQHGEKVLLSIRPEALTFGQLLDSPNHFPGQIADTTYLGSTALYLLRMADGTEIKVSESNPRQIMTASMAQVRAMVQAQDVVMLKGE, encoded by the coding sequence ATGGTTTCCATCTCCATCCGTGATCTCACGAAACGCTTCGGCGGCCAGACGGTTCTGGACCGGGTGAATCTTGATATCGGCCAGGGCGAACTCTTCTTCCTGCTCGGTCCCAGCGGCTGTGGCAAGACCACCCTCCTGCGGCACCTGGCCGGCTTTTACAAGCCCGATGCCGGACAGATCTTGTTTGACCAGGAGGATGTGACCCGCCTGCCTGCTCACAAGCGTGGTACGGCCATGATGTTCCAGAGCTATGCCCTGTGGCCTCATCTGAACGTGGCACAGAACGTGGCCTTTGGACTGGAGGAGCGCAAGCGTCCCCGACAGGAGATTGAGCAGAGGGTGGCGGAGGCGCTGGAGATGGTCCAGCTCGGCGGTTTGGGGGCCAGACGCATTTCCCAGCTTTCCGGAGGGCAGCAGCAGCGTGTGGCCCTGGCGCGTGCACTCGTCGTGCGGCCGCGCTGCCTGCTGCTGGATGAGCCGCTGTCCAATCTGGATGCCAAACTGCGCCATGAGATGCGCACGGAGATCCGGCGTATTTGCAAGGAGTCCGGCCTCACGGCCATCTACGTTACCCATGACCGGGATGAGGCACTCAGCATGGCAGACCGCCTGGCCGTCATGGACGGGGGGCAGCTGGCCCAATTGGGCACTCCGGAGGAAGTCTATCGTCACCCTGCCTCCCGTATGGTGGCCGGCTTCATCGGGGAAAGCAATTTCATCCCCGGCATCGTACAAGCCCGCAGCAGCGATGGCGGGTATGAGGTGCAAACAGCCTTCACCACGTTGCGGGCCCGCACCAGCAGCCCGGACTGGCAGCCGCAGCATGGGGAGAAGGTGCTGCTTTCCATCCGGCCAGAGGCTCTGACCTTTGGCCAGCTCCTGGATTCCCCCAACCACTTCCCAGGGCAGATCGCAGACACCACTTATCTGGGTTCCACGGCGCTCTACCTGCTGCGGATGGCCGACGGCACGGAAATCAAAGTCAGCGAGTCCAATCCACGCCAGATCATGACCGCTTCCATGGCCCAAGTGAGAGCCATGGTCCAGGCGCAGGATGTGGTGATGCTCAAAGGAGAATGA
- a CDS encoding protein kinase, whose translation MKERYHIISTLATGGSGSILHAWDNAQSRDVAIKRLNGGAVMKDFLLREARSLYALRHPNIVTIHEYDSDEEGAYMVMEMIKGESLEKQVTSHGPLSIPDFRLLVMKTLDAITAAHEVGIIHRDLKPENIMLPWNQHSQFEVKLIDFGLSQQLPPQGGQQDSMIGSIHFMAPEQFGSGHVDVRTDLYALGCIYYFALTGKYPFPGEQRHQVITAHLYPPKEPLGELRPDLSDGLCAWVEQLMSIQPAYRAANATDALAAFRRLGTQLQIQTASGVEEPAYMILEEEELPAALVVEEAEEEAHVLEAAPDEEEPEHAALIEADAQTEAEGDMASEAAPEPEIEPEPESPPTPAYVSEEEDYVPAAPVHAPALSAAPVAPLAPPQAYHETHSSEDLPSSRRMPATPGKGKPKRRANLQLIITAFVVILIAQFALVSYFKYAGRESREQRLVELSESEQAVGSDVDVRMLLDFLADPTHQEPAARALSKLQGGSYINEILNAHLEKVKSYPVSARLVQVIGQRRSAGAFDTLLELASDKRGDVRQAAWTALGRITPADKMPQVLNLLGSSNKRDHEYIEKALITAIESSMDRPAATQHTLQAFRRATDRAETRTLLFNVLTRVGGDETLAIVSEAISDPSAKIRLAAIMILAEYPTHEPLAAITARFPDETDEECRVYLLLAARELISKPGPSSQQQLFVHGQSLYANAKGDVEKRYILSVLSRTIAPGTATFFEEFAKSSDAALKGEARSLAKAFRDKLEQVISIPPGGSATLPADKADYRLGGTLIQEEGALINWTQEGDWASWLVEVPANGEYEIALYQSHTNDQLGTYEILLAGQTLLTSVVKTDSANDFKGFVVGSIKVQEAGIYRLRVRAKTLPAEGELFRVQRLVVKAL comes from the coding sequence ATGAAAGAACGTTATCATATCATCTCCACACTCGCCACTGGCGGCAGCGGCAGCATTCTGCATGCCTGGGACAATGCGCAAAGTCGGGATGTCGCCATCAAGCGCCTCAACGGTGGCGCAGTGATGAAAGACTTCCTCCTGCGCGAAGCCCGCTCCCTTTACGCCCTTCGCCATCCCAACATCGTCACCATCCATGAATATGACAGTGATGAAGAAGGCGCCTACATGGTCATGGAGATGATCAAGGGCGAGTCCCTGGAAAAACAGGTGACCTCCCACGGACCGCTCTCCATCCCCGACTTCCGGTTACTCGTCATGAAGACCCTGGATGCAATCACGGCAGCCCATGAGGTGGGCATCATCCACCGGGATCTGAAGCCTGAAAACATCATGCTGCCGTGGAACCAGCACAGCCAGTTTGAGGTAAAGCTCATTGATTTCGGCCTGTCCCAGCAGCTTCCGCCCCAGGGCGGACAGCAGGATTCCATGATCGGCTCCATCCACTTCATGGCCCCAGAGCAGTTTGGCAGCGGTCATGTGGATGTGCGCACCGACCTCTATGCCCTCGGCTGCATCTATTACTTTGCCCTCACGGGCAAATATCCCTTTCCGGGGGAGCAAAGGCATCAGGTCATCACCGCGCATCTGTATCCGCCCAAAGAACCGCTGGGAGAGCTGCGCCCGGATCTCAGTGACGGGCTCTGTGCCTGGGTAGAACAACTGATGAGCATCCAGCCTGCTTATCGTGCCGCCAATGCGACAGATGCCCTCGCCGCCTTCCGCCGCCTGGGGACCCAGTTGCAGATTCAGACCGCCAGCGGTGTGGAGGAGCCGGCCTATATGATTTTGGAAGAGGAGGAACTGCCTGCGGCACTGGTGGTGGAGGAGGCTGAAGAAGAGGCCCATGTCCTGGAGGCTGCACCCGATGAGGAGGAACCTGAGCATGCCGCCCTGATCGAAGCTGATGCACAAACAGAAGCCGAAGGAGATATGGCATCTGAAGCTGCGCCAGAACCAGAAATTGAACCGGAACCGGAGTCGCCGCCCACCCCCGCCTATGTATCGGAAGAAGAAGACTATGTCCCAGCCGCACCCGTTCATGCGCCCGCGCTGAGTGCCGCCCCCGTGGCTCCGCTGGCACCCCCCCAGGCCTACCATGAAACCCACTCATCAGAGGATCTCCCAAGCTCCCGCCGGATGCCTGCGACACCTGGAAAAGGCAAGCCAAAGCGCCGGGCCAACCTGCAACTCATCATCACCGCCTTTGTCGTCATCCTGATCGCCCAGTTCGCCCTCGTCAGTTACTTCAAATATGCTGGTCGTGAATCCCGCGAACAGCGGCTGGTCGAGCTCAGCGAAAGCGAGCAGGCGGTCGGCTCCGATGTGGATGTGCGCATGCTGCTGGACTTCCTGGCCGACCCCACCCACCAGGAGCCTGCAGCCAGGGCCCTGTCCAAGCTGCAGGGCGGCTCTTACATCAATGAAATCCTCAACGCGCATCTGGAAAAGGTGAAAAGCTATCCGGTCAGCGCCCGGCTGGTCCAGGTCATCGGCCAGCGGCGCAGTGCAGGCGCCTTTGACACCCTGCTGGAGCTGGCAAGTGACAAGCGGGGAGATGTGCGCCAGGCCGCCTGGACCGCGCTGGGCCGCATCACCCCCGCAGATAAGATGCCCCAGGTGCTGAACCTCCTGGGCAGCAGCAACAAACGGGATCACGAATACATCGAGAAGGCTCTCATCACCGCCATTGAATCCTCCATGGACCGCCCGGCGGCCACCCAGCATACCTTGCAGGCCTTCCGCAGGGCTACTGACCGCGCCGAAACCCGCACCCTGCTCTTCAATGTCCTCACCCGTGTCGGCGGGGATGAGACCCTGGCCATCGTCAGTGAGGCCATCTCAGATCCATCTGCCAAGATCCGCCTCGCGGCCATCATGATCCTGGCAGAATACCCTACCCACGAACCCCTCGCCGCCATCACTGCCCGCTTCCCGGATGAAACGGATGAAGAATGCCGCGTTTACCTCCTGCTGGCTGCGCGTGAGCTCATCAGCAAACCCGGCCCCAGCTCCCAGCAGCAGCTCTTTGTCCATGGCCAGAGCCTCTATGCGAATGCCAAAGGCGATGTCGAAAAGCGCTACATTCTTAGCGTGCTAAGCCGGACCATTGCCCCCGGCACCGCCACCTTTTTTGAAGAATTCGCCAAGAGTTCAGATGCCGCATTGAAGGGCGAGGCCCGCAGCCTGGCCAAGGCCTTCCGCGACAAGCTCGAGCAGGTCATCTCCATCCCCCCCGGTGGCAGCGCCACCCTCCCTGCCGACAAGGCCGACTACCGCCTGGGCGGCACTCTCATCCAGGAAGAAGGCGCGCTCATCAACTGGACCCAGGAGGGCGACTGGGCCTCCTGGCTGGTGGAAGTACCCGCCAACGGTGAATACGAGATCGCCCTCTATCAATCCCACACCAATGACCAGCTCGGCACCTATGAGATCCTGCTGGCCGGCCAGACCCTGCTGACCTCCGTCGTGAAGACCGACAGTGCCAACGATTTCAAAGGCTTCGTCGTGGGCAGCATCAAAGTCCAGGAAGCCGGCATCTACCGCCTGCGCGTTCGCGCCAAGACCCTTCCCGCAGAAGGGGAGCTGTTCCGCGTGCAGCGTCTGGTGGTAAAGGCTTTGTAA